The proteins below come from a single Kitasatospora sp. NBC_00315 genomic window:
- a CDS encoding DEAD/DEAH box helicase encodes MPPRHRPPEALLATLSAARGRSDRLTHTEHLPARRARHADWPDSIRPEIVASALALGVAKPWAHQTEAMNLAKTGQTVVLATGTASGKSLGYLAPVLSDLLDGTEARNGRGATALYLAPTKALAADQRRRAAELAPARVRAALYDGDTPPEEREWVRQYASYVLTNPDMLHRGILPAHARWASFLKTLRYVVVDECHTYRGVFGSHVAQVLRRLRRLCARYGSSPTFLLASATTADPAVTAERLTGLPAVAVTEDCSPRGPLVFGLWEPPLTENVGEHGAPVRRTATSEAAYLLTELVENSTRTVVFVRSRRSAELVALQTQEQLGRPLGDRVAAYRGGYLAEERRALERDLHSGRLLGLASTSALELGVDVSGLDAVLMAGYPGTRASLWQQAGRAGREAQGALAILIARDDPLDTYLVHHPQALFDTPVEATVLDPDNPHVLAPHLCAAAAELPLSEDDLELFGPSTAALLPILEQRGLLRRRAGAWYWTRRERAADAVDLRGSGGSPVQIVEAETGRLLGTVDASASHAAVHTGAVHLHRGQTYLVRELDLESSVALVVRADPPYTTAARDITSISVLSTDTTVDWGRARLSFGSVEVVNQVVGYLRKRISTGEILGESKLDLPPRTLRTRAVWWSVTEDQLLDADIPFDQLPGAAHAAEHASIGLLPLFATCDRWDIGGVSVPLHPDTQLPTVFVYDGHSGGAGFAERGFRRAAQWLTATRDAIAACECDRGCPSCVQSPKCGNGNDPLDKAAAVRLLDALLSGAPESEDATGPVSDGGVAEGGAGPDPKGGAGTGTGGRG; translated from the coding sequence ATGCCGCCCCGTCACCGCCCGCCCGAGGCACTGCTAGCGACCCTCTCCGCCGCCCGGGGACGGTCGGATCGGCTCACCCATACGGAGCATCTGCCCGCCCGCCGGGCCCGCCATGCCGACTGGCCGGACAGCATCCGGCCGGAAATCGTGGCATCCGCGCTGGCGCTGGGCGTGGCGAAGCCCTGGGCCCACCAGACCGAGGCGATGAATCTTGCCAAAACCGGTCAAACTGTGGTGCTCGCCACAGGTACCGCCTCGGGCAAGTCGCTCGGCTACCTCGCGCCCGTGCTCAGCGACCTCCTGGACGGCACCGAGGCCCGCAACGGCCGGGGCGCGACCGCTCTGTACCTGGCGCCCACCAAGGCGCTCGCGGCCGACCAGCGCCGCCGGGCGGCCGAGCTCGCCCCCGCACGGGTCCGGGCCGCCCTCTACGACGGCGACACCCCGCCCGAGGAGCGGGAGTGGGTGCGCCAGTACGCCTCGTACGTGCTGACCAATCCGGACATGCTGCACCGCGGCATCCTGCCCGCCCACGCGCGCTGGGCCTCCTTCCTGAAGACTCTGAGATACGTGGTCGTCGACGAGTGCCACACCTACCGGGGCGTCTTCGGCTCGCACGTCGCCCAGGTGCTACGGCGGCTGCGCCGGTTGTGCGCCCGCTACGGCTCCTCGCCCACGTTCCTGCTCGCCTCGGCCACCACCGCCGATCCGGCGGTGACGGCGGAGCGGCTCACCGGCCTGCCGGCCGTGGCCGTCACCGAGGACTGCTCCCCCCGCGGCCCGTTGGTGTTCGGGCTCTGGGAGCCGCCGCTGACCGAGAACGTCGGCGAACACGGCGCTCCCGTCCGCCGGACCGCCACGTCCGAAGCGGCCTACCTGCTCACCGAACTCGTGGAGAACAGCACCCGGACGGTCGTCTTCGTGCGCTCCCGGCGCTCCGCGGAGCTGGTCGCGCTCCAGACCCAGGAGCAACTCGGCCGACCGCTCGGTGACCGGGTCGCCGCCTACCGCGGCGGCTATCTGGCCGAGGAGCGCCGGGCTCTGGAGCGCGACCTGCACTCCGGCAGGCTGCTCGGCCTCGCCTCGACCTCGGCCCTGGAACTCGGGGTCGACGTCTCCGGGCTCGACGCGGTGCTGATGGCCGGCTACCCCGGCACCAGGGCCTCGCTCTGGCAGCAGGCCGGCCGGGCCGGCCGGGAGGCCCAGGGCGCCCTGGCCATCCTGATCGCGCGCGACGATCCGCTCGACACGTACCTCGTCCACCACCCGCAGGCACTGTTCGACACTCCCGTCGAAGCCACCGTGCTCGACCCGGACAACCCGCACGTCCTCGCCCCGCACCTGTGCGCGGCCGCGGCCGAACTCCCACTGAGCGAAGACGACCTGGAGCTGTTCGGGCCCTCGACCGCGGCTCTGCTGCCGATACTGGAGCAGCGCGGCCTGCTGCGTCGTCGGGCCGGCGCCTGGTACTGGACCAGGCGTGAGCGCGCCGCCGACGCCGTCGACCTGCGAGGGAGCGGCGGCAGCCCGGTGCAGATCGTCGAGGCCGAGACCGGACGGCTGCTCGGCACGGTCGACGCGTCCGCCTCCCACGCCGCCGTCCACACCGGCGCCGTCCACCTGCACCGGGGGCAGACGTACCTCGTCCGGGAGCTGGACCTGGAGAGTTCCGTCGCCCTCGTCGTACGGGCCGATCCGCCCTACACGACGGCGGCCCGTGACATCACCTCAATCTCGGTGCTCTCCACCGACACCACGGTGGACTGGGGCAGGGCACGGCTCAGCTTCGGCTCCGTGGAGGTGGTCAACCAGGTGGTCGGATACCTGCGCAAGCGCATCTCCACCGGGGAGATCCTGGGCGAGAGCAAGCTCGACCTTCCGCCCAGGACACTGCGCACCCGGGCGGTCTGGTGGTCCGTCACCGAGGATCAGCTCCTCGACGCGGACATCCCGTTCGACCAGCTGCCCGGAGCCGCCCACGCCGCCGAGCACGCGTCGATCGGCCTGTTGCCGCTCTTCGCCACCTGCGACCGCTGGGACATCGGCGGGGTGTCGGTACCGCTCCATCCGGACACCCAGCTGCCCACCGTGTTCGTGTACGACGGCCACTCCGGCGGTGCGGGATTCGCCGAACGCGGCTTCCGGCGGGCGGCCCAGTGGCTCACCGCCACCCGGGACGCCATCGCCGCCTGCGAGTGCGACCGGGGCTGTCCGTCCTGTGTGCAGTCCCCGAAATGCGGCAACGGCAACGATCCGCTGGACAAGGCGGCGGCAGTGCGGCTGCTGGACGCCCTGCTCTCCGGGGCCCCGGAGAGCGAGGACGCAACCGGCCCGGTCTCCGACGGCGGAGTCGCCGAGGGCGGTGCGGGGCCGGATCCGAAGGGCGGCGCCGGGACGGGCACCGGCGGACGGGGGTAG
- the bldG gene encoding anti-sigma factor antagonist BldG, with product MDLSLSTRTVGDRTVVEVGGEIDVYTAPKLREQLVELVNDGNYHLVVDMEGVDFLDSTGLGVLVGGLKRVRAHEGSLRLVCNQERILKIFRITGLTKVFPIHTSVDDAVEATD from the coding sequence GTGGACCTGTCCCTGTCGACCCGTACAGTCGGCGATCGCACGGTCGTCGAGGTTGGCGGCGAGATCGATGTGTACACCGCCCCGAAGCTGCGTGAGCAGCTGGTCGAGCTCGTCAACGACGGCAACTACCACTTGGTTGTCGACATGGAGGGCGTGGACTTCCTCGACTCGACCGGTCTCGGCGTCCTGGTGGGCGGGCTCAAGCGAGTTCGGGCACATGAGGGTTCGCTGCGCCTGGTGTGCAACCAGGAGCGCATTCTGAAGATCTTCCGGATCACCGGTCTCACCAAGGTTTTCCCGATCCACACCTCGGTGGACGACGCGGTCGAGGCGACCGACTGA
- a CDS encoding ATP-binding protein, with the protein MATVELRFSALPEHVRTARLVAAAVARRAGVDESVLDEVRLAVGEACSRAVGLHQRAGLTGAVRVALTDQEKRFLIEVEDEAGPLAVPGPGALDDADEDALGLAVISGLVEDLEVSAGVSGGLVRMSWPVSVDALAR; encoded by the coding sequence ATGGCAACGGTCGAACTTCGATTCAGTGCGCTTCCCGAGCACGTGCGCACAGCCCGGCTGGTGGCCGCGGCGGTGGCAAGACGTGCCGGAGTCGACGAGTCGGTGCTCGACGAGGTGCGACTCGCGGTCGGCGAGGCGTGCTCCCGCGCGGTGGGCCTTCACCAGCGTGCCGGGCTTACGGGCGCCGTCCGGGTGGCTCTTACCGACCAGGAGAAGCGTTTCCTCATCGAGGTCGAGGACGAGGCCGGCCCGCTGGCCGTTCCGGGGCCCGGTGCCCTGGACGACGCCGACGAGGACGCGCTCGGTCTCGCCGTGATCAGTGGCCTGGTCGAGGATCTTGAGGTCAGCGCCGGTGTGAGTGGCGGTCTGGTCCGGATGAGCTGGCCGGTATCGGTCGACGCGCTGGCGCGCTGA
- a CDS encoding cyclophilin-like family protein, which translates to MATLKRTPTAEALWDVLPLSSSANTWGEEVYFGTPISVPQEAHAQVVVEPGVVTFWTDGDSPALPYGPTSVSRAGDCRLAGPCNVLGALEGDAKVLRTVRPGDAIRVERA; encoded by the coding sequence ATGGCCACCTTGAAGCGGACACCCACCGCCGAGGCCCTCTGGGACGTACTGCCCCTCAGTTCCTCGGCGAACACCTGGGGCGAAGAGGTGTACTTCGGTACCCCGATCAGCGTGCCGCAGGAGGCGCACGCCCAGGTGGTGGTCGAGCCGGGCGTCGTGACCTTCTGGACGGACGGGGACAGCCCGGCGCTGCCGTACGGGCCGACGTCCGTCTCGCGGGCCGGCGACTGCAGGCTGGCCGGCCCTTGCAACGTCCTGGGCGCGCTGGAGGGTGACGCGAAGGTGCTGCGCACGGTCCGGCCGGGCGATGCGATCCGGGTCGAGCGGGCCTGA
- a CDS encoding small secreted protein, whose translation MNKRQLAVPALGALLALGAVGCGGDNSAQQNAWATGVCDAAKDPIAQAQAALGDTGQVKAAEVPADLQKRLSADVARLAKTNQQIAEAIDKAGAPKVDNGAGLQKDAVDELNRAAQGYLDVQKKLDALPTTDQAKFADGLRSVGDQVQQLATLSTQAQNKLQTGELGAAMAKQPGCKPVPAGANAASGSPASGSPAAVDGTVTTPGATPGAAGTPAADGASPSATATDAGAPAASPSSPTATATAPSSPTASAG comes from the coding sequence GTGAACAAGCGACAGCTGGCCGTACCCGCGCTGGGCGCACTGCTCGCGCTCGGCGCCGTCGGGTGCGGCGGTGACAACAGCGCTCAGCAGAACGCCTGGGCGACGGGTGTCTGCGACGCGGCCAAGGACCCGATCGCCCAGGCGCAGGCCGCTCTGGGTGACACCGGCCAGGTCAAGGCGGCCGAGGTGCCGGCCGATCTGCAGAAGCGGCTCTCCGCCGACGTCGCCCGGCTGGCCAAGACCAACCAGCAGATCGCCGAGGCCATCGACAAGGCCGGCGCGCCCAAGGTCGACAACGGCGCCGGCCTGCAGAAGGACGCCGTCGACGAGCTGAACCGGGCCGCGCAGGGCTACCTGGACGTCCAGAAGAAGCTGGACGCACTGCCCACCACGGACCAGGCGAAGTTCGCGGACGGTCTGCGCAGTGTCGGTGACCAGGTGCAGCAGCTGGCGACGCTCTCGACGCAGGCCCAGAACAAGCTCCAGACCGGCGAGCTCGGAGCGGCGATGGCGAAGCAGCCCGGCTGCAAGCCCGTCCCCGCCGGCGCGAACGCCGCGTCCGGGAGCCCCGCGTCCGGGAGCCCCGCTGCGGTAGACGGCACCGTAACCACCCCCGGCGCTACCCCGGGAGCGGCAGGAACACCGGCTGCGGACGGCGCATCCCCGTCCGCCACCGCCACCGACGCCGGTGCCCCGGCAGCGTCACCGTCCTCGCCCACCGCCACCGCCACCGCTCCGTCCTCGCCCACCGCCTCGGCCGGCTGA
- a CDS encoding methyltransferase has product MTSSPLPDPTRLAKLREALLAASYTADGCLDLLGPTGYAALARSEAVPALRATRGGSPLETLVRLFLLQQPVPYAAAAAALPVEDCLADGWLRPDGDLVRATVDVRPYANEVAGLPSSDAWVVSDLGCSVGGAGGIGSGETAHGVARKELVLGVGGASTTLANIAVRRPVRAALDLGAGSGVQALHAARHAQRVTATDLNPRALRFTELTLALSGFDNTATAEGSLFEPVDDRKFDLIVSNPPFVISPGSRFTYRDGGMAGDDLCRRIVRGAAAHLEPGGYCQLLANWQHVRGEDWHDRLAGWVAGTGLDAWVVQREVQDVAQYAELWLRDGGDHRGPGGDYQARYGEWLDAFEAADVEGIGFGWITLRAGGSQSPTVRVEEWPHSVEQPLGPHIENWFARQDFLHSHDDAGLLDTRYVLSADVDQEQIGRPGAEDPEHVILRHNRGMRRATKVDTVGAGFVGACDGSLTAGEIVDAIAHLLDEDRVVLRDQVPQSLRLLTEQGFVEPAALGAVG; this is encoded by the coding sequence GTGACCAGTAGCCCTCTTCCTGACCCGACCCGTCTCGCCAAGCTGCGCGAGGCGCTGCTCGCCGCCTCGTACACCGCGGACGGCTGCCTCGACCTGCTCGGGCCCACCGGCTACGCGGCGTTGGCACGCAGCGAGGCTGTGCCCGCCCTGCGTGCCACCCGGGGAGGCAGCCCGCTGGAGACACTGGTGCGGCTGTTCCTGCTGCAACAGCCCGTGCCGTACGCGGCGGCCGCCGCCGCGCTTCCCGTCGAGGACTGCCTCGCCGACGGCTGGCTTCGGCCCGACGGAGATCTGGTGCGGGCCACCGTGGACGTCCGCCCGTACGCCAACGAGGTCGCCGGCCTGCCGAGTTCGGACGCCTGGGTGGTGTCCGACCTGGGCTGTTCCGTCGGCGGAGCGGGCGGGATCGGCTCGGGGGAGACCGCGCACGGCGTGGCGCGCAAGGAACTGGTGCTCGGCGTGGGCGGGGCGTCCACCACGCTGGCGAACATCGCGGTCCGCCGCCCCGTGCGGGCGGCGCTCGACCTGGGCGCCGGCTCCGGCGTGCAGGCCCTGCACGCCGCGCGCCACGCGCAGCGGGTCACCGCCACCGACCTCAACCCGCGTGCCCTGCGCTTCACCGAGCTGACCCTGGCGCTGTCCGGCTTCGACAACACCGCCACGGCCGAGGGCAGTCTCTTCGAGCCGGTCGATGACCGGAAGTTCGACCTGATCGTCTCCAATCCGCCGTTCGTCATCTCGCCCGGCAGTCGCTTCACCTACCGCGACGGCGGGATGGCCGGCGACGACCTCTGCCGCCGCATCGTCCGGGGCGCCGCCGCGCACCTGGAGCCGGGCGGCTACTGCCAGCTGCTCGCGAACTGGCAGCACGTCAGGGGCGAGGACTGGCACGACCGGCTGGCCGGCTGGGTGGCGGGAACCGGGTTGGACGCCTGGGTCGTCCAGCGGGAGGTCCAGGACGTCGCGCAGTACGCCGAACTGTGGCTGCGCGACGGTGGCGATCACCGCGGTCCGGGCGGTGACTACCAGGCCCGGTACGGCGAGTGGCTGGACGCCTTCGAGGCGGCGGACGTAGAGGGCATCGGCTTCGGCTGGATCACGCTGCGGGCGGGCGGCTCGCAGAGCCCGACCGTACGGGTGGAGGAGTGGCCGCACTCCGTCGAGCAGCCGCTCGGCCCGCACATCGAGAACTGGTTCGCCCGGCAGGACTTCCTCCACTCCCACGACGACGCGGGGCTGCTGGACACCCGGTACGTGCTGTCCGCGGACGTCGACCAGGAGCAGATCGGCCGCCCCGGCGCGGAGGACCCGGAGCACGTGATCCTGCGCCACAACCGCGGCATGCGCCGGGCGACGAAGGTCGACACGGTGGGCGCCGGCTTCGTCGGGGCCTGCGACGGGAGCCTGACGGCCGGCGAGATCGTGGACGCGATCGCCCACCTGCTGGACGAGGACCGGGTGGTCCTGCGGGATCAGGTACCGCAGTCGCTGCGGCTGCTGACCGAGCAGGGGTTCGTGGAGCCGGCGGCTCTCGGAGCGGTCGGCTGA
- a CDS encoding DUF3592 domain-containing protein, whose protein sequence is METPTGMAAGVVLALFGGALLFWCACEVRLRHRLRRVGVPVPAQVVADGDAHGALDSAPLLAFATLPSVGGPQLAGLMTVGAGGRSEAVVTRPRGHTPLRRPARFGVGTTVQVAYDPRRPSRVVLIAGESGSTLLVDGFWVVLGAASLLGGLALLASLASG, encoded by the coding sequence GTGGAGACACCCACGGGGATGGCGGCGGGGGTCGTACTGGCGCTCTTCGGAGGCGCACTGCTGTTCTGGTGCGCCTGTGAAGTGCGTCTTCGCCACCGTCTGCGGCGGGTCGGTGTGCCGGTCCCGGCCCAGGTGGTCGCGGACGGCGACGCCCACGGCGCGCTGGACAGCGCACCGTTGCTGGCCTTCGCCACCCTGCCCTCGGTGGGTGGCCCGCAGCTGGCGGGCCTCATGACCGTCGGGGCGGGGGGCCGTAGCGAAGCCGTCGTCACCCGGCCACGTGGGCACACGCCGTTGCGGCGCCCGGCCCGGTTCGGCGTCGGTACGACGGTGCAGGTGGCATACGATCCCCGGCGCCCGAGCCGGGTGGTGCTGATCGCCGGGGAGAGCGGGTCGACGCTGCTGGTGGACGGGTTCTGGGTGGTGCTGGGCGCCGCGAGCCTGCTGGGCGGCCTCGCACTGCTGGCCTCCCTCGCGTCCGGCTGA
- the topA gene encoding type I DNA topoisomerase, giving the protein MSPSSETAPNGQRLVIVESPAKAKTIKGYLGPGYIVEASVGHIRDLPGTAAEVPDQYTGEVRRLGVDVDHDFAPIYVVNADKKSQVSKLKALLKESDELFLATDEDREGEAIAWHLQQVLKPKVPVHRMVFHEITKAAIQEAVNNPRELNQRLVDAQETRRILDRLYGYEVSPVLWKKVMPKLSAGRVQSVATRLVVERERERIAFRTASYWDLTGTFATGRTAADAANPESFGARLSTVDGRRIASGRDFGPDGQIKSASTLHLDEQAARALAAALEQTAFSVRSVESKPYRRSPYAPFRTTTLQQEASRKLGFGAKRTMQVAQKLYENGFITYMRTDSTTLSDTAISAARAQVTQLYGADYLPDAPRTYASKVKNAQEAHEAIRPSGDRFRTPAETGLSSDEFRLYELIWMRTVASQMKDAVGQSVTVKVGGASSDGRDVEFSASGKIITFHGFLKAYVEGADDPNAELDDRERRLPQVTQGDPLSAEQLNSEGHSTKPPARYTEASLVKELEDREIGRPSTYASIIDTIINRKYVFKKGTALVPSFLSFAVVNLLEKHFGRLVDYDFTARMEDDLDRIAAGEAKSVPWLKRFYFGEGEGHAVGGAAEAGNGDGDHLGGLKELVTDLGAIDAREISSFKISDDITLRVGRYGPYVEKASQVEGEPGQRADIPDELPPDELTVELAEELLAKPSGDFELGTDPVSGNPVVAKSGRYGPYVTEILPEGTPKTGKNAVKPRTASLFKTMALDTMTLEDALRLLSIPRVVGTDPEGQEIVAYNGKFGPYLKRGTDSRSLTSEEQILGITLDEALAIYAQPKLRGRAAAAPPLKELGTDPVSERPVVVKDGRFGAYVTDGETNATLRKDDEVETLTPERGYELLAEKRARGPVKKVAKKAPAKKATATKTAAKTTTTAKKTAAKKTVAKKTATTTAKTAAKKVAAKKTASSEES; this is encoded by the coding sequence GTGTCCCCGAGCAGCGAGACCGCGCCCAACGGCCAGCGACTCGTGATTGTCGAGTCGCCGGCCAAGGCGAAGACGATCAAGGGCTATCTCGGCCCCGGCTACATCGTCGAGGCGAGCGTCGGGCACATCCGCGACCTGCCCGGCACGGCCGCCGAGGTCCCCGACCAGTACACCGGCGAGGTTCGCCGGCTCGGAGTCGACGTCGACCACGACTTCGCTCCCATCTATGTGGTGAACGCGGACAAGAAGTCGCAGGTTTCCAAGCTGAAGGCGTTGCTCAAGGAGTCCGACGAACTCTTCCTGGCCACCGATGAGGACCGCGAGGGCGAGGCCATCGCGTGGCACCTCCAGCAGGTGCTGAAGCCCAAGGTGCCGGTGCACCGGATGGTCTTCCACGAGATCACCAAGGCCGCGATCCAGGAGGCCGTCAACAACCCGCGTGAGTTGAACCAGCGCCTGGTCGACGCCCAGGAGACCCGTCGTATCCTCGACCGCCTCTACGGCTACGAGGTCTCGCCGGTCCTGTGGAAGAAGGTCATGCCGAAGCTGTCGGCGGGCCGGGTCCAGTCCGTGGCGACCCGCCTGGTGGTCGAGCGGGAGCGGGAGCGGATCGCGTTCCGCACCGCCTCCTACTGGGACCTCACGGGCACGTTCGCGACCGGCCGCACCGCCGCCGACGCCGCGAATCCGGAGAGTTTCGGCGCCCGGCTGTCCACCGTCGACGGCAGGCGGATCGCCAGCGGCCGTGACTTCGGCCCGGACGGGCAGATCAAGAGCGCCAGTACCCTGCACCTCGACGAGCAGGCTGCCCGTGCGCTGGCCGCCGCCCTGGAGCAGACCGCGTTCAGCGTCCGCAGCGTCGAGTCCAAGCCTTACCGCCGCTCGCCGTACGCGCCGTTCCGCACCACCACGCTCCAGCAGGAGGCCAGCCGCAAGCTGGGCTTCGGCGCGAAGCGCACCATGCAGGTGGCCCAGAAGCTGTACGAGAACGGCTTCATCACCTACATGCGTACCGACTCCACCACGCTCTCGGACACGGCGATCTCCGCCGCCCGGGCCCAGGTCACGCAGCTCTACGGAGCCGACTACCTGCCGGACGCCCCGCGGACGTACGCCAGCAAGGTCAAGAACGCGCAGGAGGCGCACGAGGCGATCCGCCCCTCCGGCGACCGCTTCCGCACCCCGGCCGAGACCGGTCTGAGCAGCGACGAGTTCCGGCTCTACGAGCTGATCTGGATGCGCACCGTCGCCTCCCAGATGAAGGACGCGGTCGGGCAGTCCGTGACGGTCAAGGTCGGCGGCGCGTCCTCGGACGGCCGGGACGTGGAGTTCTCCGCGTCCGGCAAGATCATCACGTTCCACGGCTTCCTCAAGGCCTACGTCGAGGGCGCGGACGACCCGAACGCCGAGCTGGACGACCGCGAGCGGCGCCTGCCGCAGGTCACCCAGGGCGACCCGCTCTCCGCGGAGCAGCTCAACTCCGAGGGCCACTCGACCAAGCCGCCGGCCCGCTACACCGAGGCCTCGCTGGTCAAGGAGCTGGAGGACCGGGAGATCGGCCGGCCGTCGACCTACGCGTCGATCATCGACACGATCATCAACCGCAAGTACGTCTTCAAGAAGGGCACGGCGCTCGTCCCGTCGTTCCTCTCCTTCGCGGTGGTCAACCTGCTGGAGAAGCACTTCGGCCGGCTCGTCGACTACGACTTCACCGCGCGGATGGAGGACGACCTCGACCGGATCGCCGCCGGTGAGGCGAAGTCCGTGCCGTGGCTCAAGCGCTTCTACTTCGGTGAGGGCGAGGGCCACGCCGTCGGCGGCGCGGCCGAGGCCGGCAACGGCGACGGCGACCACCTCGGGGGTCTGAAGGAACTGGTCACCGACCTGGGGGCGATCGACGCCCGCGAGATCAGCTCGTTCAAGATCAGCGACGACATCACGCTGCGGGTCGGCCGCTACGGCCCGTACGTGGAGAAGGCCTCGCAGGTCGAGGGCGAGCCCGGCCAGCGTGCCGACATCCCGGACGAGCTGCCGCCGGACGAGCTGACCGTCGAGCTGGCCGAGGAGCTGCTGGCCAAGCCCAGCGGCGACTTCGAACTGGGCACCGACCCGGTCAGCGGCAACCCGGTCGTCGCCAAGTCCGGCCGTTACGGTCCGTACGTCACCGAGATCCTGCCCGAGGGCACGCCGAAGACCGGGAAGAACGCGGTCAAGCCGCGGACCGCCTCGCTCTTCAAGACGATGGCGCTGGACACCATGACGCTGGAGGACGCGCTCAGGCTGCTCTCCATCCCCCGGGTGGTCGGCACCGACCCCGAGGGCCAGGAGATCGTCGCGTACAACGGCAAGTTCGGGCCGTACCTCAAGCGCGGCACCGACTCGCGCTCGCTGACCAGCGAGGAGCAGATCCTCGGCATCACCCTCGACGAGGCGCTGGCCATCTACGCCCAGCCCAAGCTGCGCGGCCGGGCGGCCGCCGCCCCGCCGCTCAAGGAGCTCGGCACCGACCCGGTGAGCGAGCGTCCGGTGGTGGTGAAGGACGGCCGGTTCGGCGCCTACGTCACCGACGGCGAGACCAACGCGACCCTGCGCAAGGACGACGAGGTCGAGACCCTCACGCCGGAGCGCGGCTACGAGCTGCTGGCCGAGAAGCGGGCCCGCGGGCCGGTGAAGAAGGTCGCCAAGAAGGCACCGGCCAAGAAGGCCACCGCCACCAAGACGGCCGCGAAGACGACCACCACCGCGAAGAAGACGGCGGCCAAGAAGACGGTCGCCAAGAAGACCGCCACCACCACCGCCAAGACGGCGGCCAAGAAGGTCGCGGCGAAGAAGACGGCCTCCTCCGAGGAGAGCTGA